One genomic segment of Acidobacteriota bacterium includes these proteins:
- a CDS encoding PAS domain-containing sensor histidine kinase produces MFGLLWIAVNGAIVDRLFDNPDQIVGFELLKGIVFVLVSTALLYLFITRHARRVLESEMESESKLSMMVDQLPAILWTIDSDLIIDSITGSGLRLLGPAANQSLGRNATDLVPRFAADVLEKAVRGTPGTYVIEFEDRILRTWVEPMRSDGDLVGAIALSIDITEQEAVRRNLEASMRALWRVQDELVEKSRALERSSAQLIDAQESERERIARELHDELGGIFTSLSFDVALIGENAADPALVTERSSEMLRRIDGAMKRVREIAHDLRPKVLDDFGLVAAIEDLVAAFSDRYGIETNLSSRPEEITVGRGYDIMLYRIVQEALTNVVKHAAATRAEVRLRLSDHHVVAEIRDDGRGIRPEEMDATGSLGLVGMRERADILGGDLAIEPFAGKGTIVRVKVPLSRREQS; encoded by the coding sequence GTGTTTGGTCTGCTCTGGATCGCGGTCAACGGCGCGATCGTCGACAGGTTGTTCGACAATCCGGACCAGATCGTTGGTTTCGAGCTTCTGAAGGGAATCGTCTTCGTCCTGGTCTCGACGGCGCTGCTGTACCTCTTCATCACCCGGCACGCACGGCGGGTTCTCGAGTCGGAGATGGAGAGTGAGTCGAAGCTTTCGATGATGGTCGACCAGCTCCCCGCAATCCTGTGGACGATTGATTCTGATCTGATCATCGATTCGATCACGGGATCGGGGCTTCGCCTGCTCGGACCTGCGGCAAATCAGAGTCTCGGGAGGAATGCGACCGACCTGGTTCCACGATTTGCCGCAGACGTGCTCGAGAAGGCAGTTAGGGGGACTCCAGGGACGTATGTCATCGAGTTTGAAGATCGAATATTGCGGACGTGGGTCGAGCCGATGCGAAGCGATGGGGATCTCGTCGGTGCGATCGCGCTGTCGATCGACATCACGGAGCAGGAAGCAGTCCGCAGGAACCTGGAGGCTTCCATGCGGGCACTCTGGCGGGTCCAGGACGAGCTGGTCGAGAAGAGCCGGGCACTCGAAAGATCCTCGGCGCAGCTGATCGACGCTCAGGAATCAGAAAGAGAGAGGATCGCCCGCGAGCTTCATGACGAGCTCGGCGGGATCTTCACCTCCCTCAGTTTCGACGTTGCGCTGATCGGCGAGAACGCTGCTGATCCGGCACTCGTGACCGAGCGAAGCAGTGAAATGCTCCGCCGCATCGACGGTGCGATGAAGCGAGTGAGAGAGATTGCCCACGACCTCCGGCCGAAGGTGCTCGACGACTTCGGGCTGGTCGCCGCGATCGAGGATCTCGTCGCTGCGTTCTCCGACCGCTACGGCATCGAGACGAATCTGTCGAGTCGCCCGGAGGAGATCACCGTCGGGAGGGGTTACGACATCATGCTCTACCGGATCGTTCAGGAAGCACTGACGAACGTCGTGAAACATGCCGCGGCGACTCGTGCTGAAGTGAGGTTGAGGTTGTCTGATCACCATGTGGTTGCGGAGATCCGGGACGACGGAAGGGGCATCCGACCGGAAGAGATGGATGCGACGGGCTCACTCGGACTCGTGGGGATGCGTGAACGAGCCGATATCCTGGGAGGGGACCTGGCGATCGAGCCATTCGCGGGGAAAGGAACGATCGTGAGAGTGAAGGTGCCGCTGAGCAGGAGGGAGCAGTCATGA